In one window of Posidoniimonas corsicana DNA:
- a CDS encoding ATP-dependent Clp protease adaptor ClpS, translating into MAAEAAEPAVLPAEETEKAAECRKKPKKQPPYAVILHNDDINGFLFVVESIIKVFGYEPEKALKITMTAHDSGKSCVWSGMREHAELKADQLRSCGADPEQAHKNALPLKVTTEPLPG; encoded by the coding sequence ATGGCCGCCGAAGCCGCCGAGCCGGCCGTGCTGCCCGCGGAAGAAACGGAGAAAGCAGCCGAGTGCCGCAAAAAGCCGAAGAAGCAGCCGCCCTACGCGGTCATCCTGCACAACGACGACATCAACGGCTTTCTGTTTGTGGTTGAATCGATCATCAAGGTGTTCGGCTACGAACCAGAGAAGGCGCTCAAGATCACGATGACGGCCCATGATTCTGGCAAGAGCTGTGTGTGGTCCGGCATGCGTGAGCACGCCGAGCTCAAGGCCGACCAGCTCCGCTCGTGCGGCGCCGACCCAGAGCAGGCCCACAAGAACGCCCTGCCGCTGAAAGTGACTACCGAGCCCTTGCCCGGGTGA
- the proB gene encoding glutamate 5-kinase, which yields MLDAVRNEIAAIADMVVVKVGTRTLTGPDGALDLGQIKSIADQIARLRADGRKVVLVSSGAVGAGIGRLGLTERPTDLAQLQAAAAVGQSCLIECYNQALEPHGLHAAQVLLTADDMHDRRRYLNARNTLRALFDYGAVPIVNENDTVRVEELRRSMGDNDRLAALVTNLIRAPLMVLLTDVEGLYDGDPSVEGSKVIPIVRELDKTVMGLAGESNHAGVRLSTGGMSSKLKAVKISTEAGENVVIANGRRPNVLPDILAGESIGTLFIANGASVRDRKRWIGWSVHPEGKLRLDAGAEHAIAEEGGSLLAVGITAVEGEFDKGDVVSLVGPNGEEFARGQTNYSSKDVRQVAGEPTERFSEILGKWSYYEVVHRDNLTLLRA from the coding sequence ATGCTAGACGCCGTACGCAACGAGATCGCCGCCATCGCCGACATGGTTGTCGTGAAGGTGGGCACCCGCACGCTGACCGGGCCCGACGGGGCGCTCGACCTGGGGCAGATCAAGTCGATCGCCGACCAGATCGCCCGCCTGCGGGCCGACGGGCGCAAGGTGGTGCTGGTGAGCAGCGGCGCGGTGGGCGCCGGCATCGGCCGGCTGGGCCTGACCGAGCGGCCGACCGACCTGGCCCAGCTGCAGGCGGCCGCCGCGGTCGGCCAGAGCTGCCTGATTGAGTGCTACAACCAGGCGCTCGAGCCGCACGGGCTGCACGCCGCGCAGGTGCTGCTAACCGCCGACGACATGCACGACCGGCGCCGGTACCTGAACGCCCGGAACACGCTGCGGGCGCTGTTCGACTACGGCGCAGTGCCGATCGTCAACGAGAACGACACCGTGCGGGTCGAAGAGCTGCGCCGCTCGATGGGCGACAACGACCGCCTGGCGGCGCTGGTCACCAACCTGATCCGGGCGCCGCTGATGGTGCTGCTGACCGACGTGGAAGGCCTGTACGACGGCGACCCCAGCGTCGAGGGCTCGAAGGTGATCCCAATCGTGCGCGAGCTGGACAAGACCGTCATGGGGTTGGCCGGGGAGTCGAATCACGCAGGCGTGCGGCTGTCCACCGGCGGAATGTCCAGCAAATTAAAGGCGGTGAAGATCTCGACCGAGGCGGGCGAGAACGTGGTGATCGCCAACGGCCGCCGGCCGAACGTGCTGCCAGACATCCTGGCGGGCGAGTCGATCGGAACGCTGTTTATCGCTAACGGCGCGTCCGTGCGGGACCGCAAGCGGTGGATCGGCTGGAGCGTGCACCCCGAGGGGAAGCTGCGGCTGGACGCGGGCGCCGAGCACGCCATTGCGGAGGAGGGCGGCAGCCTGCTGGCGGTCGGGATCACGGCCGTCGAGGGCGAGTTCGACAAGGGCGACGTTGTCAGCCTGGTGGGCCCCAACGGCGAGGAGTTCGCCCGCGGCCAGACGAACTACAGCTCGAAGGACGTCCGGCAGGTGGCCGGCGAGCCGACCGAGCGGTTCAGCGAGATCCTCGGCAAGTGGTCGTACTACGAGGTGGTCCACCGAGACAACCTGACGCTGCTGCGGGCGTAG
- a CDS encoding putative quinol monooxygenase yields MIHVVATITLKPGVRAGFLEAFARLTPLVRAEEGCIEYGATVDEPTGMDVQQLAGEDAVVVVEKWASTAALEAHLAAPHMDAYRQETADMTTGVTLLVLKPA; encoded by the coding sequence ATGATCCACGTTGTCGCGACCATCACCCTGAAGCCGGGCGTCCGGGCGGGATTCCTCGAGGCGTTCGCGCGGCTGACGCCGCTGGTGCGGGCCGAGGAAGGCTGCATCGAGTACGGCGCGACCGTCGACGAGCCGACCGGCATGGATGTGCAGCAACTGGCCGGCGAGGACGCCGTGGTGGTGGTCGAGAAGTGGGCGAGCACCGCGGCGCTCGAGGCTCACCTGGCCGCCCCGCACATGGACGCCTACCGCCAAGAGACGGCCGACATGACCACCGGCGTGACGCTGCTGGTGCTGAAGCCGGCCTGA
- a CDS encoding glycoside hydrolase family 43 protein, with translation MRITMPRQLLIALVVLATAPCCQGQEARPELKQRGLSGNPVFAGWYADPEAIIFGDRYWIFPTYSDRYHKQTFFDAFSSTDLVNWTKHPRVLDADNVDWASYAVWAPSIIAANDKYYLLFGANDIQNDEALGGIGVAVADKPEGPYKDAIGRPLIDRFHNGAQPIDQFVFRDDDGQLYLYYGGWRHCNVARLAPDLLSLQQFPNGETFKEITPENYVEGPFVFKRGGRYYMMWSEGGWTGPDYSVAYAIGDSPTGPFKRVAKILKQDPKVATGAGHHSVVHPPGSDDWYIVYHRRPLGETDGNHRVVCIDRMEFNDDGTIRPVKITFEGVERRPLE, from the coding sequence ATGAGAATCACGATGCCGCGTCAGTTGTTGATCGCCTTGGTTGTGCTAGCCACCGCACCATGCTGTCAGGGGCAGGAGGCGCGTCCCGAGCTGAAGCAGCGGGGCTTGTCGGGCAACCCGGTGTTCGCCGGCTGGTACGCCGACCCGGAGGCGATCATCTTCGGCGACCGCTACTGGATCTTCCCGACCTATTCGGACAGGTACCACAAGCAGACGTTCTTCGACGCGTTCAGCTCCACGGACCTGGTGAACTGGACCAAGCACCCGCGCGTGCTCGACGCGGACAACGTCGACTGGGCCAGCTACGCGGTGTGGGCGCCATCGATCATCGCGGCCAACGACAAGTACTACCTGCTGTTTGGCGCCAACGACATCCAGAACGACGAGGCCCTAGGCGGAATCGGCGTGGCGGTGGCGGACAAGCCGGAGGGCCCCTACAAGGACGCCATCGGCCGCCCGCTGATCGACCGGTTCCACAACGGCGCGCAGCCGATCGACCAGTTCGTGTTCCGCGACGACGACGGCCAGCTCTACCTGTACTACGGCGGCTGGCGGCACTGCAACGTGGCCCGACTGGCGCCGGACCTGCTGTCGCTCCAACAGTTCCCCAATGGCGAGACCTTCAAGGAGATCACGCCGGAGAACTACGTCGAGGGCCCGTTCGTGTTCAAACGCGGCGGGCGGTACTACATGATGTGGTCCGAAGGGGGCTGGACCGGCCCGGACTACAGCGTCGCGTACGCGATTGGCGACTCGCCGACCGGCCCGTTTAAGCGGGTCGCGAAGATCCTGAAGCAGGACCCCAAGGTGGCCACCGGCGCCGGGCACCACTCGGTAGTGCACCCGCCGGGCTCGGATGACTGGTACATCGTCTACCACCGCCGGCCGCTGGGAGAGACCGACGGCAACCACCGCGTGGTCTGTATCGACCGCATGGAATTCAACGACGACGGCACCATCCGCCCGGTGAAAATCACCTTCGAAGGGGTCGAGCGGCGGCCGCTGGAGTAG